TTGACGAACCCGGCGACCGTCGCGAGGATCCCGAGCACCGCCAGCGGGACTTTCGTGTTCCAGCCCAGCGGAACCGGGTGTTCCGCGTGGTCGCTCCGAGGCTCGCCGTGGAAGGTGAGGATCACCATCCGGAACGTATAGAATCCGGTGAAGAACACCGCGAGCAGCCCCATCGCGTACGCGGCGAGCAACACCGGGTTCTCGAGGCCGGCGATCAGCGCCTCGTAGAGGATCTCGTCCTTGCTCCAGAAGCCCGAAAAGGGCAGGATACCCGCGAGCGCGAGCGAGCCCGCGAGGAACGAGTAGTACGTCACGGGCATCTCGTCCTTGAGCCCGCCCATGTTCCACATGTTCTGTTCGTGGTGCATCGCGATGATGACCGCACCCGCGCCGAGGAACAACAGCGCCTTGAAGAAGGCGTGGGTCATCAGGTGGAAGGTCGCCGCGACGTAACCCGCCACGCCCAGCCCGAGCATCATATAGCCGTACTGGGAGATCGTCGAGTAGGCGAGCACCTGCTTGATGTCGTCCTTGACGACGCCCATGGTCGCCGCAAACAGCGCCGTGAAGCCGCCGGTAAAGGCGATGATGCCCATCGCGGTCGGCGAAAGGGCGTAGAAACCGAACATCCGCGCGACGAGGAAGACCCCGGCGGCGACCATCGTCGCCGCGTGGATCAGCGCCGAAACCGGCGTGGGACCCTCCATCGCGTCGGGCAGCCACGTGTGAAGCGGGAACTGCGCGGACTTGCCGATCACGCCACCGAGAACGAGCAACCCGAGGATCGTGACCCACGTCTGGGCGGGAAAGCCAAAGAGCGTCTCGCCACCCTCGATGGCCTCGCGGGCCAGTTGGGGGAACGCGCCCTCGCCGGCGAACTGGGCTGTGCCGAAGGTCGCGAGGATCCCGACGACACCGATCAGGAAGAAGTAATCGCCAAAGCGCGTGACCAGAAACGCCTTCTTCGCGGCGCTCGGCGGGGCGTCCTCGCGGAACCAGAAGCCGATCAGCAGGAACGAACAGAGGCCGACGAGCTCGAAGAACATGAAGGCCATCAGCAGGTTGTCCGCGAAGACGAACGAGAGCATACTGAACGTAAAGAGACCGAGCCCGGCGTAGTACCGGGGAAGACCGGTTTCGCCCTCGTCGTTCATATAACCGAGGCTGAACATGTGGACGAGGAAGGCGATCAGCGAGACGATCACCAACATCATCGTCGAGAGCGGGTCGAGAAGCAGGCCGAACGAAAGCGAGAGCGTCTCCCCGCCGACGCCGGTGATCCACGTATAGAGCGTCTCGTCGTAGACCTCGCCGCCCGCGACCCGAAGCATGGCCCAGAGCGAGAGCAACAGCGAGCCGCCCGTGGCAGCCATACCGACGAAGCCGCCCTTCTTCGGGAGGTACTCGCCCGCGACGAGCGCGATAACGAACGACGCGAGCGGGAGCAGTGCGATCAACGGTGCGTATTCGAATGCCATCTCGTTACCACCTCATCGTCGTCGCCTCGGTCACGTCCACGCCGCGGAAGTTGCGATAGAGAACGAGGATGATCCCGATCCCGATCGCGACCTCGGCGGCGGCCAGTGCCATCACGAACAGCGCGAAGGTCTGTCCGGTCAGGTTGCCCCACTGCAGCGAGAAGGCGACGAAGTTGATGTTCGCTGCGTTGAGCATGAGTTCGACGCTAATCAGGAACATTAGCGCGTTACGGCGCGTCAGTACGCCGAACAGGCCGATACAGAACACGCCCGCCGAGAGGACGAGGTACCACTGGACGGGCACGAGCAGTTGCGTCGGTGCGAGCAGTTGCGTCGGTGCGAGCATCTACTCCTCACCCCCCTCGAAGCCACCGCGTTCGGGGACGAGTCCCTCGGCAGGCTCCGCTTCTTCCTTGCGTGCGAGCATCACCGCGCCGTCTAGTGCCGCATCCAACACGATCGCGATCGCGAAGAAGCCGGCGATGAAGCCCTCGGCGGGAATCTCGCCCGCGTCGATGTTGAACAGCGCGTAGCCGATGTTCGCGGTAACGTTCGCCCCGTCGGGAAAGCCCTGTGGGGCGGGAAACGACGACGTGACGAAGACGAGCGCGAAGACACAGAAGAGCGCAAGCGCCGCCAGACCGGGAAGCAGGTGGCTCCCGACCTGGAATTCGGGCTTAGTCGGCATTGCTCGCCTCCGAGTCGGTCGGTCCCATGCCCTGTGCACCGCGGTCGGCCTCCACCGTTTCGTCGTGAGTCAGCATCACGGCGAACGTGATCAGGATGAGCACCCCGCCGACGTAGACGAGGATCTGCACCGCCGCGAGGAACTCCGCGGTCAGCGTCACGTAGTGGATCGCGACGCTCAACAGTGCCACCCCGAGCAGGAGCGCCGCGTGCCAGACGTCCCTGACGAGGACGACGCCGAGGCTGCTCGCGAGTGTCACCCCCGCAAACAGCACGAACGCCGCTGTCTCTAGTACCATTAGTTCAACACTCAGTCGCACGCCCTTTGAAGATTTCGAGATTGCCCCGGTGGATGGCGGATTTCCGGACCGATCCATCGGTGTTCGACGGCGAATTCGGGCCGCCGACTGGGCTACTGGTAGTCGACTTCGCCCTCGCCCTCGCCGATCCAGGCACCGCGATCGGGCTCGCGCGATTCGAGCGGGTCGATGTCCTTATACCACGGGACGTTCCCGAGCTGTTCTTTGTTGTAGACGAGATCGTCCTTGGTATCGCCGGTGAACTCGAAGTTCTGGGTGAGCAGGATGGCGTCGACGGGACAGACCTCCTCGCACAGCCGACAGTAGATACACTGGCCGATATGGAGGTTGTACTGTTCGCCGTTTCGCTGCTCGTCCTGGACGATCTGGATGGTGTCGTTCGGACAGACGTTCTCACACTGACGACACCAGATACAGCGCTCCTGGCTGAACTTATGCACCCCGCGAAAACGGGGGCTCACTTCGGGTGCGGTTTCTGGATACTCGACAGTGAACGTGTTGCCGTCGAGTGCGTGCTTCATCGTCGTCGCCATGGATTTGAACAGTCCGATCATGCGATAAACACCCCCACGATGATGGCCGTGAGAACCAGGTTGGCAAAGGAAAGCACGAGCATTCCCTTCCAACCGATCTCGATGAGCTGATCGATCCGCACCCGGGGCAGCGCCGAGCGCGCCCATTGGGTGAACAGGAAGACCGCCCAGATCTTGATGACGAACCAGACGATCCCCGGAAGCACCGGCCCCGCGGGCCCGCCCAGGAACAGCGTCGTGACGATCGCACCGCCGAGGAAGATGTGGAGGAACTCCCCGAGGTAGATCAACACGAAGTACACCGAGGAGTACTCGGTCTGGTACCCCGCGACGATCTCGGTCGGCGCCTCGGGCACGTCGAAGGGGTTACGACCCACTTCGGCCATGTTCGCGGTCATGAACAACACGAACGCGAAGGGGTTGACAAACGCGTACCACGAGGGGATCGAGACGCCCGCGACCGAGAACAGCGGTTCGGCCTGCGCGGCGACGATCTCGGACATCTGGAGCGTCCCCGCGAAGATCACGACCGACGCGGCCGTGACAATCAGCGGGATCTCGTAGGCGACGTTCTGGGCGACCGCGCGCAGCCCGCCGAGCATCGAGTACTTGTTGTTCGAGGCGTACCCTGCCGTCGCGAGCCCGAGCGAGGCGATCGAGGCGATCGCGAAGACGAGCACCAGCCCGACCTCGGGGTCGGCGAGGTGGATCCCACTTCCCATCGGGATCACCGCAAAGCCGAGCATCGCCGAGGAGGCGATCACCAGCGGCGCCAGATCGTAGGCCGGCCGGTCGACGCCCTCGGGGATGATCAGTTCCTTTGCGAGCAGTTGGACCGAGGCTGCGGGGATGATCAGGATCCCCGCCGGACCGTGTCGATTGACCGCGATCCGGTCGGTAAACGCGGCCGTGATCTTCCGTTTCGCCCACGGGCCGGCGACGCCGCTCATCGCCAGCATGATGTTGGCGATCAGGAACGCCGCGAGAAAGGCGGCGACGAACTCGCCGAGAACGCCGAACTGCCCAAGGCCGGTGACGTCGGCGATCCGGTCGGGGAGGACGACGTCCTGAAGCGGCAGGACCATTCAGCGATCCACCTCCCCGAGGATGATGTCCAGACTGCCAAGCGAGGCGATGAGGTCTGCGACGTACTCGCCCTCCGAGATCTCCGGCAGCACGTGGAGGTTGGAGAAACACGGACTGCGGATCTTGAAGCGTGCCGGCTTGTCGGTGCCGTCCGCACGGATGTAGATCCCGAGTTCGCCCTTCGCGGCCTCGACCGCCCGGTAGATCTCGGTGTCGGGGTCCGGGCGCAGCGTCCGGGGGACGTTCGCTTGGATCTCCCGGTCGTCCTCGGGCCACTCCTCGAGCAGGTCGATACACTGTTCGAGGATGCGGGCGGACTGTTCGACCTCGCGCATCCGCACGAGCAGGCGCGAGTAGTTGTCGCCGGCCTCCTCGGTGGCGACGTCCCAGTCGAGTTCGGGGTAATACCCATAGGGGTCGTCCCGGCGGAGGTCGTAGTCGACGCCCGACGCGCGGGCGACGGGGCCGGTCGCGCCGTACTGCTTTGCGACGTCGGTATCGAGGACACCGGTTCCGACGGTTCGGATCTGGAAGATCTCGTTGGAGGTGATCAGGTCGTGGTACTCCTGGGTCGCCTCCGGAAGGTCGTCGAGGAAGTCTCGAACCTTCTCGAAGAACTCCTCGCGGGGTTCGGGCAGGTCCCACGCGACCCCGCCCAGTCGGAGGTAGTTGAACATCATCCGACTGCCGGTGAGGTCCTCGAGGAGGCTCTGGCACTTCTCGCGGTCGCGCATCGCATACATGAAGATCGCGGTGAAGTCCCCGTAGATGTCCAGACAGAACGTCCCGAGCGCGAGCATGTGCGAACAGATCCGACACAACTCCGCGCCCATCGTTCGGATGACCTGTGCGTACTCGGGCACCTCGATGTCCGCGAGGTCTTCGGCGGCGCGCGCATAGCCCCACTCGTTCATCAGCCCGCCGGGTGCGTAGTCCCAGCGGTCCGGATAGGGCATGATCTGATGTCGATACGTGCCCTTCTGGGCCATCTGCTCCTCACAGCGGTGGAGGTAGCCGATGTCCGAATCGACGTCAACGACCTGCTCGCCGTCGAGCACCGTCTTCAGGTGCAACACGCCGTGGGTCGCCGGGTGGTGGGGACCGATGTTGAGGAACATCGTGTCCGTGTCCTCGTCGTAGTGGTCGTCGGCGATCGGGTTCTGGTGTTCCGCGAGCGTGACCATCTGCGGGCGGTCCTGATCGTAATCCAGCGCCAGCGGATGTCCCTGCCAGGTCTCGGGCAGCAAGATCCGTCGCGGGTCGGGATGGCCCTCGTACTCGATGCCCACTAGATCGTAGGCCTCACGTTCGTGCCAGTCGGCGGTCCGGTAGACGGGCTCTGCGGTCTGACTGACCGGACGGTCCTTGGCCGTCGGAACGACGACGCTGACTTCCTGGGTCGGATCCGCGTACTTCTTCAGGTGGTAGATCGATTCGTAACGGTCCTCGTACTCCTGGGCGGTGACCACCGAGAGGTGATCGAATCCGGCCTCGTCGCGCAGCGCAAAGAGCACGTCCTGGACCTCGTCGGGCCGGATGACAAAGCCCTCCGCGTTCAGATGCGTCTCGCGGCCGAGGACGTACTCGCCAAGCAGGCGCTCGATCGCGTCGTAGTCAACGCCCTCGTCGGTGACGTACTGTCGTCGTTCGGGTCGTTCTAAACTCATGGTGAATCAGCCCAGTTGTACCGCATGACCAGGTCCTCCGTGTCGATCTGGCTCGCGAGCTTATCGACCAGTTCGTCCTGTTCTAAGTCGCCGAACTGCTCTAGCTCGTAGGGTTTGACCGTCACCGGCGAGGACTCGCCCTCGGCGATGCGTTCTTGCAGCTTGACGACGCCGTAGACCAGCGCCTCGGGGCGGGGTGGACAGCCCGGAACGTGGATGTCCACGGGGATGACCTCCTCGGCACCCTTGATGACGTTGTAGCCCTCCTGGAAGGGGCCACCGGAGATGGCACACGAGCCCATGTTGACGACGAACTTGGGTTCTGCCATCTGGTCGTAGACGCGCTTCATCCGTGGGGCGAACTTCGAGACGATCGTTCCGGGGATGATGATGGTATCGGCCTGTCGCGGCGACGCCCGGGGCACGCCCGAGCCGAACCGGTCGAGGTCGTGTTTCACGGCGTAGGTGTGCATCATCTCCAAACTGCAGCAGGCGATCCCGAACTGCAGCATGAACATCGAGGACCCACGCGCCCAGTTCAGGAACTTATCGAACTTGGTGAGGATAAACGGCGAGGACCCGAACGCTTCGCGCAGCCGCGAGTTGAAGCGGTTGTCCACGTCGCCCATGCGGGCCTCCCTCGTGGCCGTCATGGCGTCGTTGCTCTCGGCGATCGACTCCCGTGGTGTGTCGCTCATTGTAGTCTGCTCCGTTTTGTCGCCTCCGGGCTCTTGATCCACTGTACTGCACCGGTGCGCCACGCCCAGATCAGCGCGGCGACGAGAACGGCGATGAAGACCAACATCGGTCCCAGCGCGTGGAGCAAGCCGACCTGCGCCACCGCGTCGCTGTAGATGAGAACCCAGGGGAAGATGAAGACCGTCTCGATGTCGAAGACGAGGAACAACAGCGCGACCATGTAGTACTGTATGTTAAACCGGATGCGCGTCGTCCCCGTTGGGATCTCACCGCTCTCGTAGATGCTCCGCTTTCCTTGTTCGGGGACCGTCGGCCGCAACAGCGCTGATACCGCCATCATACCGAGCGGGATCAACACCCCCACGAGCGCCAGTGCCCCAACTGCTATCCATGTACTCATAGACCGTGATCTCCGTATCGTTTTCCGGTTGGGAACCCACCTACATAAGGGTTGATTCTCACCGGTTCGCCCCCGTCAGCGGCAAGGGTCATCGGTCTCGCTCCGCCCGGAACGCGGGGGTTCCCGACTCGTGGAGCTCCCGGGAGACCGACGCCACTTCCCCCTGCAAGCTCTGGTGGTACTCGACCAAGCGATCGCGCAGTTCGACGTGCTCGCGCGCGAGGATCTGGACCGCCGACAGCGCCGCGTTGAACGACTTTCCCGCGTCGACCGCGACCAGCGGCGCTCCCGTCGGCATCCCGATCACCGAATCGACCGACTTCTCCTGAACCGGTACGCCGATGACGGGAACGGGGTAGGCCAGCGAAGCGGTCATGTTCGGCAGGTCCGCCGATTTTCCGCCCGCGCCCGCGATGATCACGTCTAGTCCCCGATCGCCAGCCGTACTCGCGTAGGCGTCCATCAGCTTCGGGGTCCGGTGGGCCGAGACGACGTACGTTTCGAAGGTAAAGCGAGTCTCGGGCGGGTCCTCGACGTCAGTCAGTTCCTCGAACCCCAGCTCGGTCAGGGCCTCGTAGGCCCCGTACATCGTCTCGAGATCCGAGTCGCTGCCCATGACGATCCCGACCTCGGGGGTCTCCTCGTCGGACCGCTCGCACTCGGCTTCGGCCTCGAAGCTCTCGATCAAGTCCCGTACTCCCTCGACGGTCATGGGTCGAACTCCACGTGCCGCCAGTATGTACGTGCCGACTCCAGCAGCTCGTCGGCCGAGCGATCGCCGCCGAGCACGGCGAAGTGACCCATCTTCCGAAGCGGGCGGACCTCGTCTTTGCCGTACCAGTGAAGGTGGACGAGCGGTTCGGCGAGCAGTTGCTCGATTCCCGAAAGCGTCGCTCGCCGGGGCTCACGGTCGTCGCCCAATACGTTCTTCGTCACGACCGGTTCGCGCAGTTCGGTCGCACCTAACGGAAGGCCACAGACCGCCCGGGCGTGCTGTTCGAACTGTGAACTGCGCGCGCCCTCGATCGTCCAGTGACCCGAGTTGTGTGGGCGTGGCGCGATCTCGTTGACGAGGATCTCCCCGTCTTCCTGAAAGAGTTCGATCCCGTAGACGCCCCGGCCGTCCATCAGTTCGAGGACCTCGCCGGCGACCGCCTGTGCGCGCTCTCGGACCGCCCCGCTCGCGCGCGCCGGGACCACCGTCTCGCGGAGGATTTCCTTTTCATGCAGGTTCTCGCCGGCCACGTAGGTCGCGACCTCCTCGTCCCCTTTGACGGCGATCACCGAGAGTTCGCGCTCGAAGTCGACCATTTCCTCGACCATCGCCGCCCCGCCCAGCTCCGAAAGGACGTCAGCGGCCTCCTCGGGGTCCTCGATGGGGAGGTTCCCCCGACCGTCATACCCGCCCTCGCGAGCTTTCACCATCGCGGGCGTCCCCAGTTCCTCGAGGGCAGCCCGCAACTCCTCGGGAGAGTCGACCGCCCGGAACGCCGGGACCGGGACGCCGGCGTCGGCGAGCGCGCGCTTTTGGACCAGTTTGTCCTGGATGGTTCGCAGGGTCTCGGGCGAGGGCTGAACCTCGATGTCGGCCTCCTCGGAGACGGTTTCGAGAAGGTCCGGATCCGCGAGTTCGATCTCGAACGTCAGCACGTCCGCGCGTGCGGCGAGTTCCCGAACCGAATCGGGATCATCGAACGCCCCGACGATCTGCTCGCTCGCGACGGGCGAGGCCGGACACTCGGGGGTGGGATCGAGGATGACTGTCTCGATACCGAGCGGTGCCGCCGCCTCCGCAAGCATCCGCCCCAGTTGGCCGCCGCCAACGACGCCGATCGTCGGTCCCGGAAGGGTCTTCGTTGCCATGAGCGACGGTTTCCCGAGGCGGGTCAAAAGCCCACCGCTACCGACCCATCGCGGTCGCGGTCCACGGTGCGATCGGGTCCTCGACCGCTTCCATGCGCTCGACCAGTCGTGCCTCCAGATCGCGTCGGATCCCCTCGTAGGCCGGATGGTCGATCAGGTTTCCGAGTTCGTTCGGGTCCGCCTCTATATCGTAGAGTTCGTTCCGGTCGGGGCCGTTGTGGACGTATTTGTACTGTGCGGTCCGAAGCATTCGCTGGGAGTAGAGTCCGAACTCGTCGCCGTGGTACTGGGCGAAGTGCGCGTCGGGCCAGTCCGTCGGTATCTCGCCCGCGAGGAGCGGCCGGATCGACCGGCCGTCCACGTCGGGGATCTCGACGCCCGCCAAGTCGAGAAACGTCGGCATCAGGTCGTGCAGCGAGACGAACTCCCGGCAGACGGAGCCTGCCTCGACCTCGCCGGGCCAGCGCACCTGCAAGGGGATGTGGTAGGTCTCGTCGTACATGATCGGCCCCTTGTTGAACTGGCGGTGGTTCCCGGTGAAATCGCCGTGATCCGAGGTGTGGATCGTACAGAGGTCTTCGACCCCCTCGGCGGCGTCGAGGATCCGTCCGATCTGGTCGTCGATCAGCGTCATGAACCCCCGATATTTGGCGATCGCTTCGGCCCACCGTTCCCAGTCGAAGCTCCTGACGCCGCGATAGTCGAGGTACTGTTCGTGGACCGCGGGTTTGCCGGCGTAAGTCTCCCGGTAGCTCGCCGGGGGGTCGATCTCCGCGGGGTCGTACATCGACGCGTAGGGTTCGGGGACGACGTAGGGATGGTGAGGACCGTAGAGGTCCACCCGGAGGAAGAACGGCTCGTCGAGTCCCTCCCGAAGCTGCTCGATGGCCTGTTGTGCGAGGTAGTACGGACGCGTCGCCTCGACCGGAACGGGGTCGCGTGCGGCGACGAGCGTTCCCGTGTCGGTGTAGATCGCGTCCTCGAGGTCCGCTTCGTCGACGCTGACCCCGAGCTCCTCGCGGTACGTACAGAAGTCGCCGGCCAAATCGGCGTCGTGGTGGCGGTCGGCCCCGCCGTGGTACTCGAAACCGAAGTCCCCGGGACCCTGATCGCGACCGACGTGCCACTTGCCCACGTAGGCGGTGTGGTAGCCGTCCGCGGCGAGCAGTTCGCCGAACGTGGGATGTCCCGGCGGCAGGTTCGGTTGTATCGCGTCGGCCTCGTGGCAGTTGTTCAACATCCCATGGTTGTGCGGGTACAGCCCAGTCAAAAGCGAGGCGCGCGCGGCCGAGCAGATGCTGATCGGGGTGTAGGCCCGCTCGAAGGTCATCCCGCCCTCTCGAAGGCGGTCGACGTGTTGAGTCTCGACCGAGGAGCCGGGCGCGGTGAGGTCGTACCGTTCCTGATCGGTGAGGAGAAGCAAGACGTTCGGGTC
The DNA window shown above is from Halalkalicoccus jeotgali B3 and carries:
- the nuoL gene encoding NADH-quinone oxidoreductase subunit L, encoding MAFEYAPLIALLPLASFVIALVAGEYLPKKGGFVGMAATGGSLLLSLWAMLRVAGGEVYDETLYTWITGVGGETLSLSFGLLLDPLSTMMLVIVSLIAFLVHMFSLGYMNDEGETGLPRYYAGLGLFTFSMLSFVFADNLLMAFMFFELVGLCSFLLIGFWFREDAPPSAAKKAFLVTRFGDYFFLIGVVGILATFGTAQFAGEGAFPQLAREAIEGGETLFGFPAQTWVTILGLLVLGGVIGKSAQFPLHTWLPDAMEGPTPVSALIHAATMVAAGVFLVARMFGFYALSPTAMGIIAFTGGFTALFAATMGVVKDDIKQVLAYSTISQYGYMMLGLGVAGYVAATFHLMTHAFFKALLFLGAGAVIIAMHHEQNMWNMGGLKDEMPVTYYSFLAGSLALAGILPFSGFWSKDEILYEALIAGLENPVLLAAYAMGLLAVFFTGFYTFRMVILTFHGEPRSDHAEHPVPLGWNTKVPLAVLGILATVAGFVNMVPVAELTGADITYLSHWLDSGPEELAYSTYTTTAEEFAHIHHADVAPFIPGAIAFVLALAGAGTAIALYRGPHPVAHTDKLGSAKDVLAANYYQDEYQVWLAEGLTQRVARGADTFDQGVVDGVVNGISSVSLLGSGRVRRLQSGVVTNYAALITTALVVLLVAFGIYGGWF
- the nuoK gene encoding NADH-quinone oxidoreductase subunit NuoK; this translates as MLAPTQLLAPTQLLVPVQWYLVLSAGVFCIGLFGVLTRRNALMFLISVELMLNAANINFVAFSLQWGNLTGQTFALFVMALAAAEVAIGIGIILVLYRNFRGVDVTEATTMRW
- a CDS encoding NADH-quinone oxidoreductase subunit J: MVLETAAFVLFAGVTLASSLGVVLVRDVWHAALLLGVALLSVAIHYVTLTAEFLAAVQILVYVGGVLILITFAVMLTHDETVEADRGAQGMGPTDSEASNAD
- a CDS encoding NuoI/complex I 23 kDa subunit family protein encodes the protein MIGLFKSMATTMKHALDGNTFTVEYPETAPEVSPRFRGVHKFSQERCIWCRQCENVCPNDTIQIVQDEQRNGEQYNLHIGQCIYCRLCEEVCPVDAILLTQNFEFTGDTKDDLVYNKEQLGNVPWYKDIDPLESREPDRGAWIGEGEGEVDYQ
- a CDS encoding complex I subunit 1/NuoH family protein, which codes for MVLPLQDVVLPDRIADVTGLGQFGVLGEFVAAFLAAFLIANIMLAMSGVAGPWAKRKITAAFTDRIAVNRHGPAGILIIPAASVQLLAKELIIPEGVDRPAYDLAPLVIASSAMLGFAVIPMGSGIHLADPEVGLVLVFAIASIASLGLATAGYASNNKYSMLGGLRAVAQNVAYEIPLIVTAASVVIFAGTLQMSEIVAAQAEPLFSVAGVSIPSWYAFVNPFAFVLFMTANMAEVGRNPFDVPEAPTEIVAGYQTEYSSVYFVLIYLGEFLHIFLGGAIVTTLFLGGPAGPVLPGIVWFVIKIWAVFLFTQWARSALPRVRIDQLIEIGWKGMLVLSFANLVLTAIIVGVFIA
- a CDS encoding NADH-quinone oxidoreductase subunit D codes for the protein MSLERPERRQYVTDEGVDYDAIERLLGEYVLGRETHLNAEGFVIRPDEVQDVLFALRDEAGFDHLSVVTAQEYEDRYESIYHLKKYADPTQEVSVVVPTAKDRPVSQTAEPVYRTADWHEREAYDLVGIEYEGHPDPRRILLPETWQGHPLALDYDQDRPQMVTLAEHQNPIADDHYDEDTDTMFLNIGPHHPATHGVLHLKTVLDGEQVVDVDSDIGYLHRCEEQMAQKGTYRHQIMPYPDRWDYAPGGLMNEWGYARAAEDLADIEVPEYAQVIRTMGAELCRICSHMLALGTFCLDIYGDFTAIFMYAMRDREKCQSLLEDLTGSRMMFNYLRLGGVAWDLPEPREEFFEKVRDFLDDLPEATQEYHDLITSNEIFQIRTVGTGVLDTDVAKQYGATGPVARASGVDYDLRRDDPYGYYPELDWDVATEEAGDNYSRLLVRMREVEQSARILEQCIDLLEEWPEDDREIQANVPRTLRPDPDTEIYRAVEAAKGELGIYIRADGTDKPARFKIRSPCFSNLHVLPEISEGEYVADLIASLGSLDIILGEVDR
- a CDS encoding NADH-quinone oxidoreductase subunit B, whose translation is MSDTPRESIAESNDAMTATREARMGDVDNRFNSRLREAFGSSPFILTKFDKFLNWARGSSMFMLQFGIACCSLEMMHTYAVKHDLDRFGSGVPRASPRQADTIIIPGTIVSKFAPRMKRVYDQMAEPKFVVNMGSCAISGGPFQEGYNVIKGAEEVIPVDIHVPGCPPRPEALVYGVVKLQERIAEGESSPVTVKPYELEQFGDLEQDELVDKLASQIDTEDLVMRYNWADSP
- a CDS encoding NADH-quinone oxidoreductase subunit A, with protein sequence MSTWIAVGALALVGVLIPLGMMAVSALLRPTVPEQGKRSIYESGEIPTGTTRIRFNIQYYMVALLFLVFDIETVFIFPWVLIYSDAVAQVGLLHALGPMLVFIAVLVAALIWAWRTGAVQWIKSPEATKRSRLQ
- the purE gene encoding 5-(carboxyamino)imidazole ribonucleotide mutase, giving the protein MTVEGVRDLIESFEAEAECERSDEETPEVGIVMGSDSDLETMYGAYEALTELGFEELTDVEDPPETRFTFETYVVSAHRTPKLMDAYASTAGDRGLDVIIAGAGGKSADLPNMTASLAYPVPVIGVPVQEKSVDSVIGMPTGAPLVAVDAGKSFNAALSAVQILAREHVELRDRLVEYHQSLQGEVASVSRELHESGTPAFRAERDR
- a CDS encoding 5-(carboxyamino)imidazole ribonucleotide synthase, which encodes MATKTLPGPTIGVVGGGQLGRMLAEAAAPLGIETVILDPTPECPASPVASEQIVGAFDDPDSVRELAARADVLTFEIELADPDLLETVSEEADIEVQPSPETLRTIQDKLVQKRALADAGVPVPAFRAVDSPEELRAALEELGTPAMVKAREGGYDGRGNLPIEDPEEAADVLSELGGAAMVEEMVDFERELSVIAVKGDEEVATYVAGENLHEKEILRETVVPARASGAVRERAQAVAGEVLELMDGRGVYGIELFQEDGEILVNEIAPRPHNSGHWTIEGARSSQFEQHARAVCGLPLGATELREPVVTKNVLGDDREPRRATLSGIEQLLAEPLVHLHWYGKDEVRPLRKMGHFAVLGGDRSADELLESARTYWRHVEFDP
- a CDS encoding sulfatase-like hydrolase/transferase; the encoded protein is MSDPNVLLLLTDQERYDLTAPGSSVETQHVDRLREGGMTFERAYTPISICSAARASLLTGLYPHNHGMLNNCHEADAIQPNLPPGHPTFGELLAADGYHTAYVGKWHVGRDQGPGDFGFEYHGGADRHHDADLAGDFCTYREELGVSVDEADLEDAIYTDTGTLVAARDPVPVEATRPYYLAQQAIEQLREGLDEPFFLRVDLYGPHHPYVVPEPYASMYDPAEIDPPASYRETYAGKPAVHEQYLDYRGVRSFDWERWAEAIAKYRGFMTLIDDQIGRILDAAEGVEDLCTIHTSDHGDFTGNHRQFNKGPIMYDETYHIPLQVRWPGEVEAGSVCREFVSLHDLMPTFLDLAGVEIPDVDGRSIRPLLAGEIPTDWPDAHFAQYHGDEFGLYSQRMLRTAQYKYVHNGPDRNELYDIEADPNELGNLIDHPAYEGIRRDLEARLVERMEAVEDPIAPWTATAMGR